One genomic segment of Streptomyces liangshanensis includes these proteins:
- a CDS encoding SDR family NAD(P)-dependent oxidoreductase: MDMELSGRTVVVTGAGRGIGLAVTRALAAEGAEVVAGSRSVTDDLEKLAATHPVHPVAVDLASPSGPADLIARAVELTGGVDILVNNVGGLRPRTEGFLSVTDDDWDHALLVNLMSAVRTIRAVLPHFLERGAGNIVTISSVNATLPDPLVVDYGAAKAALTNVCKAVSKEYGPRGIRSNTISPGPVSTALWLGDGGVAATVARASGQDPAAIAESAAGDAVTGRFTRPEEVADVVVWLAGGRASNVTGADFTIDGGLITTV; encoded by the coding sequence ATGGACATGGAACTGAGCGGCAGAACAGTGGTCGTGACGGGGGCCGGCCGGGGTATCGGGCTGGCCGTGACCCGGGCGCTGGCCGCCGAGGGGGCCGAGGTCGTCGCCGGGTCCCGCTCGGTCACCGACGACCTGGAGAAGCTGGCCGCGACCCACCCCGTCCACCCGGTGGCGGTGGATCTGGCGTCGCCCTCCGGGCCCGCCGACCTGATCGCGCGGGCGGTCGAACTCACCGGCGGGGTGGACATCCTCGTCAACAACGTCGGCGGCCTACGCCCCCGTACCGAGGGATTCCTGTCGGTCACCGACGACGACTGGGACCACGCGCTGCTCGTCAACCTGATGTCGGCGGTACGGACGATCCGGGCCGTCCTCCCGCACTTCCTGGAGCGGGGCGCCGGGAACATCGTCACCATCAGCTCGGTGAACGCCACGCTCCCCGATCCGCTGGTGGTCGACTACGGCGCCGCGAAGGCGGCGCTGACCAACGTCTGCAAGGCGGTGTCGAAGGAGTACGGGCCGCGGGGGATCCGGAGCAACACGATCAGCCCGGGCCCCGTCTCCACGGCGCTCTGGCTCGGGGACGGCGGTGTGGCCGCCACCGTGGCGCGGGCGTCCGGGCAGGACCCGGCGGCCATCGCCGAGAGCGCCGCGGGCGACGCGGTGACCGGGCGGTTCACCCGCCCCGAGGAGGTCGCCGACGTGGTCGTCTGGCTGGCCGGCGGACGGGCGTCCAACGTCACCGGGGCCGACTTCACGATCGACGGCGGGCTGATCACGACCGTCTGA
- a CDS encoding glycosyltransferase 87 family protein, producing the protein MARPGGRAAVAVCLVTATAVFLATVPLFRGFFDVGVYYGAVGEWVHHGGRIYDYLSPGTRYGFTYPPFAAVSMLPMALVPWPVAVAISVVLGVVASVLVLRWLLGPAVRREAWRGWFAWVVIGCLFGLFEPVRDTFSFGQVNLLLVALVLADARLLATGRGRYAGIGIGLATAVKLTPALFIGYLLITGRRRQAAVATGTAAAATLFAAVLDPGASRDFWTRALWDTGRVGELGYVSNQSVQGVLSRLRPEDTGHAVWLACAAVVLAVWAYRARAAVRCGDDRAGFALTGLAACLVSPVTWVHHLVWVLPALVVLVDTALRRDDGGRRNGRLLALCAALYVLLCSSVVWLWRDDATGPGAVVGSNAYVWITLGLLVALPLRTTAPDRPAEAKEAGSRRPGTVPPRPAFSGPAAATRSAGSSRRRAAGSAGRPGSSGSAPAGPPARVSPRPWRG; encoded by the coding sequence ATGGCGCGGCCCGGCGGGCGGGCGGCCGTCGCGGTGTGCCTGGTCACCGCCACCGCCGTCTTCCTGGCGACCGTCCCGCTGTTCCGCGGCTTCTTCGACGTCGGTGTGTACTACGGCGCAGTGGGGGAGTGGGTCCACCACGGCGGCCGGATCTACGACTACCTCAGCCCCGGTACGCGCTACGGCTTCACATACCCGCCCTTCGCGGCCGTGTCGATGCTGCCGATGGCGCTGGTCCCCTGGCCGGTCGCCGTGGCGATCAGCGTGGTCCTCGGTGTCGTGGCGTCGGTGCTGGTGCTGCGCTGGCTGCTGGGCCCGGCCGTCCGCCGCGAGGCGTGGCGCGGCTGGTTCGCGTGGGTCGTGATCGGCTGTCTCTTCGGCCTGTTCGAACCGGTCCGCGACACCTTCTCCTTCGGCCAGGTCAACCTCCTGCTCGTCGCGCTCGTCCTCGCCGACGCCCGGCTGCTGGCCACCGGGCGCGGGCGGTACGCGGGGATCGGCATCGGCCTCGCGACGGCGGTCAAACTCACCCCCGCGCTCTTCATCGGCTACCTCCTGATCACCGGCCGCCGCAGACAGGCCGCGGTCGCCACAGGAACGGCGGCGGCCGCCACCCTGTTCGCCGCCGTCCTCGACCCCGGGGCCTCCAGGGACTTCTGGACCCGGGCGCTGTGGGACACCGGACGCGTCGGCGAACTCGGCTACGTCTCCAACCAGTCGGTGCAGGGAGTCCTGTCCCGCCTGCGCCCCGAGGACACCGGCCACGCGGTGTGGCTCGCGTGTGCGGCCGTCGTCCTCGCGGTGTGGGCCTACCGGGCCCGCGCGGCCGTGCGGTGCGGCGACGACCGGGCCGGGTTCGCCCTCACGGGGCTGGCCGCCTGCCTCGTCAGCCCGGTGACCTGGGTCCACCACCTGGTCTGGGTCCTCCCCGCCCTCGTCGTCCTCGTCGACACGGCCCTGCGCCGGGACGACGGAGGCCGGCGCAACGGCCGCCTGCTGGCCCTGTGCGCGGCGCTCTACGTCCTGCTGTGCAGCAGTGTCGTCTGGCTGTGGCGCGACGACGCCACCGGCCCGGGCGCCGTCGTCGGCTCCAACGCCTACGTCTGGATCACCCTGGGCCTGCTGGTCGCCCTGCCGTTGCGCACGACCGCGCCGGACCGCCCCGCGGAGGCGAAGGAGGCGGGCTCGCGGCGGCCGGGGACCGTACCCCCGCGCCCGGCGTTCAGCGGCCCTGCGGCAGCCACTCGATCAGCAGGATCGTCGCGTCGTCGCGCAGCTGGTTCCGCTGGCCGTCCAGGATCGAGTGGATCAGCACCCGCAGGGCCTCCGGCGCGAGTTTCCCCGAGGCCGTGGCGCGGATGA
- the mptB gene encoding polyprenol phosphomannose-dependent alpha 1,6 mannosyltransferase MptB, with amino-acid sequence MLALNAEVNPRRCRMLGLAGSVALMTGGLTAGALPVRDALLPSSGRAALGLVCAYFGLVLLIAAWWWLGRAVRGPRPPTPRTLLVTLGMWAAPLVLGPPLFSRDVYSYLAQGAMVQARMDVYVHGPAQLGGPLATEVAPVWQHTPAPYGPVFLFVAGKTSVLTRLDMPAGILGMRLVALLGVGLMIAFLPSLARRCGVDPSAALWLGALNPLVLLHLVAGAHNDALMLGLLGAGLVAALGAMPARAAVLVSLAALVKAPAALGLLAVAALWSGALRGRGRTARAAALTGAVALATTVVVTALAGTGYGWLGALSTPVSADNWSLTSGLGRLSGALLDGVGSGLGDLAVPAWRRLGLVVTVLAVSWLWLRRAHRTRLGPVYALALSLLAVFALGPAFRPWYALWGLFLIAAAAPDGRVRRWASVGSGILALGMLPSGSPPDGAQLTFAVAGGALALVTLWWMFLMSEPAVLPARTRTAS; translated from the coding sequence ATGCTCGCCCTGAACGCGGAAGTGAACCCGCGCCGATGCCGGATGCTGGGGCTCGCCGGGTCCGTCGCGCTCATGACCGGCGGGCTGACCGCGGGCGCGCTGCCCGTACGCGACGCGCTGCTGCCCTCCTCCGGGCGCGCCGCCCTCGGGCTCGTCTGCGCGTACTTCGGCCTCGTCCTGCTCATAGCCGCCTGGTGGTGGCTCGGCAGAGCCGTCCGCGGCCCCCGCCCGCCCACCCCCCGCACCCTGCTCGTGACGCTGGGGATGTGGGCCGCGCCCCTCGTCCTCGGACCGCCCCTGTTCAGCCGCGACGTCTACAGCTACCTGGCGCAGGGCGCCATGGTCCAGGCCCGGATGGATGTGTACGTCCACGGCCCCGCGCAGCTCGGCGGCCCGCTCGCGACCGAGGTGGCCCCCGTCTGGCAGCACACCCCCGCGCCCTACGGCCCGGTCTTCCTGTTCGTCGCCGGGAAGACCTCCGTCCTGACCCGGCTCGACATGCCCGCCGGCATCCTCGGCATGCGGCTCGTCGCCCTGCTCGGCGTCGGGCTGATGATCGCGTTCCTGCCCTCGCTCGCCCGCCGCTGCGGCGTCGACCCCTCGGCCGCGCTGTGGCTCGGCGCGCTCAACCCGCTCGTCCTGCTGCACCTCGTCGCGGGCGCCCACAACGACGCCCTCATGCTGGGACTGCTCGGCGCCGGCCTGGTCGCCGCCCTCGGCGCGATGCCCGCCCGCGCCGCCGTCCTCGTCTCCCTGGCCGCACTCGTGAAGGCGCCCGCCGCGCTCGGCCTGCTGGCGGTCGCCGCCCTCTGGTCCGGCGCGCTCCGGGGCCGGGGCCGTACCGCCAGGGCCGCCGCGCTGACCGGCGCCGTGGCCCTCGCCACCACCGTGGTCGTGACCGCCCTGGCCGGTACGGGATACGGCTGGCTCGGGGCGCTCTCCACCCCCGTCTCCGCCGACAACTGGTCCCTGACCAGCGGGCTCGGACGCCTCAGCGGGGCCCTGCTGGACGGCGTGGGCAGCGGCCTCGGCGACCTCGCCGTCCCGGCCTGGCGGCGGCTCGGCCTCGTGGTCACCGTCCTGGCCGTGTCCTGGCTGTGGCTGCGCCGGGCCCACCGGACCCGGCTCGGCCCGGTGTACGCGCTCGCGCTGAGCCTCCTCGCCGTCTTCGCGCTGGGCCCGGCGTTCCGGCCGTGGTACGCGCTGTGGGGGCTGTTCCTGATCGCGGCGGCCGCGCCCGACGGCCGGGTACGGCGCTGGGCGTCGGTGGGCAGCGGGATCCTCGCGCTCGGCATGCTGCCCAGCGGATCCCCGCCGGACGGGGCGCAGTTGACCTTCGCGGTGGCGGGCGGGGCGCTCGCCCTCGTCACGCTGTGGTGGATGTTCCTCATGTCGGAGCCGGCCGTCCTGCCCGCCCGTACCCGGACCGCGTCGTGA
- a CDS encoding ThuA domain-containing protein, giving the protein MFRHLRRLPATAASALVVALGLAGSLLTPAATAQAADPAYKVLVFSKTAGFRHDSIPAGTQAIRDLGAANNFTVTATEDSNAFTTANLAGFKAVVFLSTTGDVLNATQQAAFQSYVDGGGGYLGIHAAADTEYDWPQYEQIAGAWFKSHPAIQQATLRTEDRAHAATSHLGQTWNRTDEWYNYRTNPRNNVKVLQNLDEGSYSGGEMSGDHPITWCHPQGNGRSFYTGLGHTQESYADPAFRSLLLGGIRYAAGWAKADCRAETGYTPLYNGSTTGWSQAGPGSFTNSDATLTSTGGMGLYWYQAKQYGAYSLKLDWRMPGDDNSGVFVGFPSSTDPNSAVNQGYEIQIDATDTADRTTGSVYGFKSADIAARDAALNPPGSWNTYEIRVEGERLQVFLNGTRINDFTNTDPVRSLQQGYIGIQNHGTGDDVSFRNVRIKELGGTTPPTSSTYEGESFTSQQGVQAAGHTPASGGQTLGYIENGDWAGYAQASLTGAKTFTAKVSSAGAGGTVQVRSGSATGPVVGSVAVPNTGGWETFRTVTTTLSGTPTGPVFLTFTGGAGSLFDIDTFTIGR; this is encoded by the coding sequence ATGTTCCGTCACCTACGGCGCCTGCCGGCCACGGCAGCCTCCGCCCTCGTCGTCGCCCTCGGGCTGGCCGGGTCGCTCCTGACCCCGGCCGCCACGGCCCAGGCCGCCGACCCCGCGTACAAGGTGCTCGTCTTCTCCAAGACGGCGGGCTTCCGCCACGACTCCATCCCGGCCGGCACCCAGGCCATCCGGGACCTCGGCGCGGCCAACAACTTCACGGTCACGGCCACCGAGGACAGCAACGCCTTCACCACCGCCAACCTGGCCGGCTTCAAGGCGGTGGTGTTCCTCTCCACCACCGGTGACGTCCTCAACGCCACCCAGCAGGCGGCCTTCCAGTCGTACGTCGACGGAGGCGGCGGCTACCTGGGCATCCACGCCGCCGCGGACACCGAGTACGACTGGCCGCAGTACGAGCAGATCGCCGGCGCCTGGTTCAAGAGCCACCCGGCGATCCAGCAGGCCACGCTGCGGACCGAGGACCGGGCCCACGCGGCCACCTCGCACCTCGGCCAGACCTGGAACCGCACCGACGAGTGGTACAACTACCGCACCAACCCCCGCAACAACGTCAAGGTGCTCCAGAACCTCGACGAAGGCAGCTACAGCGGCGGCGAGATGAGCGGGGACCACCCGATCACCTGGTGCCACCCGCAGGGCAACGGCCGGTCCTTCTACACCGGACTCGGCCACACCCAGGAGTCCTACGCCGACCCCGCGTTCCGGTCGCTGCTGCTCGGCGGCATCCGGTACGCGGCGGGCTGGGCCAAGGCCGACTGCCGCGCGGAGACCGGCTACACCCCGCTCTACAACGGCTCCACCACCGGCTGGTCCCAGGCCGGTCCCGGCAGCTTCACCAACTCCGACGCCACCCTCACCTCCACGGGCGGCATGGGCCTGTACTGGTACCAGGCGAAGCAGTACGGCGCGTACTCCCTCAAGCTGGACTGGCGGATGCCCGGGGACGACAACTCCGGTGTGTTCGTGGGCTTCCCCAGCTCCACCGATCCCAACTCGGCGGTCAACCAGGGGTACGAGATCCAGATCGACGCCACCGACACCGCCGACCGGACCACCGGTTCGGTGTACGGCTTCAAGTCGGCGGACATCGCGGCCAGGGACGCCGCGCTGAACCCGCCCGGCAGTTGGAACACGTACGAGATCCGGGTGGAGGGGGAGAGGCTCCAGGTCTTCCTCAACGGCACGCGGATCAACGACTTCACCAACACGGACCCCGTCCGCTCCCTCCAGCAGGGATACATCGGGATCCAGAACCACGGCACCGGTGACGACGTGTCCTTCCGCAACGTCCGGATCAAGGAGCTGGGCGGTACGACCCCGCCCACGTCGTCCACGTACGAGGGCGAGTCGTTCACCTCGCAGCAGGGCGTCCAGGCGGCCGGCCACACCCCGGCCAGCGGCGGCCAGACCCTCGGCTACATCGAGAACGGCGACTGGGCGGGCTACGCCCAGGCGTCCCTCACCGGGGCGAAGACCTTCACCGCGAAGGTCTCCTCGGCCGGCGCGGGCGGCACCGTCCAGGTCCGCTCGGGCTCGGCCACCGGACCGGTGGTCGGCTCGGTCGCCGTTCCCAACACCGGCGGCTGGGAGACCTTCAGGACCGTCACCACCACGCTGTCCGGCACACCGACAGGACCGGTGTTCCTCACCTTCACCGGCGGCGCGGGTTCCCTGTTCGACATCGACACCTTCACGATCGGGAGGTAA
- a CDS encoding carbohydrate-binding protein, which translates to MSGLSGRPRPRRAWLRWLTVLGLVVSGGALAVPTASAHPGHPEHDTAAAAVIPTGDYQQVQLALGSAELGEAMSLAVLPDRAVVHTARDGTVRYTDAAGNTKSAGKLDVYTHDEEGLQGIAADPGFASNRYLYLYYSPKLTTPGGDAPTTGSAATFEAWKGHLNLSRFTLKADNTLDLASEKVVLEVPNDRGQCCHVGGDIDFDAAGNLYLTTGDDTNPFESSGYAPIDERTDRNPQFDAQRSSGNTNDLRGKVLRIKPTAAGGYTVPAGNLFAPGTARTRPEIYAMGFRNPFRMSVDKATGIVYLGDYGPDAGVTDGARGPSGQVEFNRITAPGNYGWPYCTGTNAAAETYGEYAFPSGPSAGKYNCGAPANNSFRNTGLATLPAAKPSWIKYGGDAGSPPEFGGGSESPMGGPVYRYNAALNSSVKFPQSLDGRFFAAEYGRKWIKAIEVKSDGTPGVIEAFPWTGTQVMDQAFGPDGALYVLDYGTGANNQALYRVEYIGGSNRNPVAKAAADKVSGAVPLTVAFSSAGSADPEGRALTYAWDFGDGTSSTAANPSHTYTTRGTFRPTLTVRDPEGLTGSASLVVTAGNTAPTVNLTTPGDGQLFSFGDTVPFQVSVSDPEDGAIDCSKVKVTYLLGHDEHRHQITQATGCSGNLSVPADGEHDSAANIYGVFDAEYTDAAGLTTHSARILQPRHRQGEHFSAQSGGIQVASHATAEGGSTVGFTDNNDWISFKPYVLGNANRITARVSSGGVGGTLEVRAGSATGTLLGTVTVAPTGSWDTFADVSANLANAPSGTTELFLVFKGVTGQGNLFDLDAFTFATGTGGGSSQTVEGESFSSGQGVQSAAHTPASGGQTLGYIENGDWAGYASVPTAGTRTFSAKVSSAGAGGTITIRSGSATGAVLGTVAVANTGGWETFTNVSTSLTGTTSSGALFLTFTGGAGSLFDIDTLTLTK; encoded by the coding sequence ATGTCAGGACTGTCAGGACGGCCACGCCCGAGACGTGCGTGGTTGAGGTGGCTCACGGTGCTGGGCCTGGTGGTGAGCGGCGGTGCGCTCGCCGTCCCCACGGCCTCCGCGCACCCCGGACACCCCGAGCACGACACCGCCGCCGCGGCGGTCATCCCCACCGGTGACTACCAGCAGGTGCAACTCGCCCTCGGATCAGCTGAGTTGGGTGAGGCGATGTCACTCGCCGTGCTGCCCGACCGCGCCGTGGTCCACACCGCCAGGGACGGTACGGTCCGCTACACGGACGCCGCGGGCAACACCAAGTCGGCCGGCAAGCTGGACGTCTACACGCACGACGAGGAAGGCCTCCAGGGCATCGCCGCCGACCCCGGCTTCGCCTCGAACCGCTACCTGTACCTGTACTACTCGCCGAAGCTCACCACGCCCGGCGGCGACGCCCCCACCACCGGTTCGGCGGCCACCTTCGAAGCGTGGAAGGGACACCTCAACCTCTCCCGCTTCACCCTCAAGGCCGACAACACGCTCGACCTGGCCAGCGAGAAGGTCGTCCTCGAAGTGCCCAACGACCGCGGCCAGTGCTGCCACGTGGGCGGTGACATCGACTTCGACGCCGCGGGGAACCTCTACCTGACAACCGGCGACGACACGAACCCCTTCGAGTCGAGCGGCTACGCGCCGATCGACGAACGGACCGACCGCAACCCGCAGTTCGACGCCCAGCGATCCTCCGGGAACACCAACGACCTGCGCGGCAAGGTCCTGCGGATCAAGCCCACCGCCGCCGGCGGCTACACCGTGCCCGCGGGGAACCTCTTCGCCCCCGGTACGGCCAGGACCCGTCCCGAGATCTACGCGATGGGCTTCCGCAACCCCTTCCGGATGTCCGTCGACAAGGCCACCGGCATCGTCTACCTCGGTGACTACGGCCCCGACGCGGGCGTCACCGACGGCGCGCGCGGCCCCAGCGGCCAGGTCGAGTTCAACCGGATCACCGCCCCCGGCAACTACGGCTGGCCGTACTGCACCGGGACGAACGCCGCCGCGGAGACGTACGGCGAGTACGCCTTCCCCAGCGGCCCGTCCGCCGGGAAGTACAACTGCGGCGCGCCGGCCAACAACTCCTTCCGCAACACCGGCCTGGCCACCCTCCCCGCCGCCAAGCCCTCGTGGATCAAGTACGGCGGCGACGCGGGCTCCCCGCCCGAGTTCGGCGGCGGCTCCGAGTCCCCCATGGGCGGACCCGTCTACCGCTACAACGCGGCGCTGAACTCCAGCGTCAAGTTCCCCCAGTCCCTCGACGGCCGCTTCTTCGCCGCCGAGTACGGCCGCAAGTGGATCAAGGCCATCGAGGTCAAGTCCGACGGCACCCCCGGTGTCATCGAGGCCTTCCCCTGGACCGGTACCCAGGTCATGGACCAGGCCTTCGGCCCCGACGGCGCGCTGTACGTCCTCGACTACGGCACCGGCGCCAACAACCAGGCCCTGTACCGCGTCGAGTACATCGGCGGCAGCAACCGCAACCCGGTCGCCAAGGCCGCCGCCGACAAGGTGTCCGGAGCCGTCCCGCTCACGGTCGCCTTCTCCTCGGCCGGCAGCGCCGACCCCGAGGGCAGGGCCCTCACCTACGCGTGGGACTTCGGCGACGGCACCAGCTCCACTGCCGCCAACCCGAGCCACACGTACACCACCCGGGGCACCTTCCGCCCCACCCTCACCGTCAGGGACCCGGAAGGCCTGACCGGCTCCGCGAGCCTCGTCGTGACGGCGGGCAACACCGCGCCCACGGTCAACCTCACCACCCCTGGTGACGGCCAGCTCTTCTCCTTCGGCGACACCGTGCCCTTCCAGGTCTCGGTGAGCGACCCCGAGGACGGCGCCATCGACTGCTCCAAGGTCAAGGTCACCTACCTCCTCGGCCACGACGAGCACCGCCACCAGATCACCCAGGCCACCGGCTGCTCCGGCAACCTCTCCGTACCGGCCGACGGCGAGCACGACAGCGCCGCCAACATCTACGGCGTCTTCGACGCCGAGTACACCGACGCCGCCGGGCTGACCACGCACAGCGCGCGCATCCTCCAGCCCCGCCACCGCCAGGGCGAGCACTTCTCCGCCCAGAGCGGCGGCATCCAGGTGGCCTCCCACGCCACCGCCGAAGGCGGCAGCACCGTCGGCTTCACCGACAACAACGACTGGATCTCCTTCAAGCCGTACGTCCTGGGCAACGCCAACCGCATCACCGCGAGGGTCTCCTCCGGCGGCGTCGGCGGCACCCTCGAAGTACGGGCGGGCTCGGCCACCGGCACCCTGCTGGGCACGGTGACCGTGGCACCGACCGGGAGCTGGGACACGTTCGCCGACGTCTCGGCGAACCTGGCCAACGCGCCTTCCGGCACCACGGAGTTGTTCCTCGTCTTCAAGGGCGTGACCGGGCAGGGCAACCTCTTCGACCTCGACGCCTTCACCTTCGCCACCGGTACCGGCGGCGGGTCGAGCCAGACCGTCGAGGGCGAGTCGTTCAGCTCCGGACAGGGCGTCCAGAGCGCCGCCCACACCCCGGCGAGCGGCGGCCAGACGCTCGGCTACATCGAGAACGGTGACTGGGCGGGGTACGCCTCCGTCCCGACCGCCGGGACCAGGACGTTCAGCGCCAAGGTCTCCTCGGCCGGCGCGGGCGGCACCATCACGATCCGGTCGGGCTCGGCCACCGGCGCCGTCCTCGGCACGGTGGCGGTCGCCAACACCGGCGGCTGGGAGACCTTCACCAACGTCTCCACGTCCCTGACCGGCACCACCTCCTCCGGAGCGCTGTTCCTCACCTTCACCGGTGGCGCCGGGTCCCTGTTCGACATCGACACCCTCACCCTCACCAAGTGA
- a CDS encoding inorganic phosphate transporter — protein sequence MDHITFLVAMVIVTALAFDFTNGFHDTANAMATSIATKALRPKVAVLISGVLNVVGAFLSTEVAKTISGGIVNDSLVTPGMIFAGLIGAILWNLTTWLLGLPSSSSHALFGGLIGAVWVGAGQQGVHFEKVVEKILLPAVASPLIAGVAALAATYLAYRLTRRGRETSVDHGFRLGQIASASLVSLAHGTNDAQKTMGVITLTLISAGALAPDSGPPLWVIGSAGLAIGLGTYLGGWRIIRTMGRGLTDIRAPQGFAAESSATTVILTSAHLGFALSTTQVCAGGILGAGLGRRLAQVRWGTAGRMVIAWCVTLPAAAAVGALAASVVVHGGTFGIVVVSVVAAALAAFIFVMSRRTPVTSRNVNDDHAVTVRPGPAKANV from the coding sequence ATGGACCACATCACGTTCCTCGTGGCAATGGTGATCGTGACGGCGCTCGCGTTCGACTTCACCAACGGATTCCACGACACCGCGAACGCGATGGCCACGTCCATCGCCACAAAAGCCCTGCGCCCCAAGGTCGCGGTCCTCATCAGCGGAGTCCTCAACGTGGTGGGCGCGTTCCTGTCCACGGAGGTCGCGAAGACGATCTCCGGGGGCATCGTGAACGACAGTCTGGTCACCCCGGGCATGATCTTCGCCGGACTGATCGGCGCCATCCTGTGGAATCTGACGACCTGGCTGCTGGGCCTCCCCTCCAGCTCCTCGCACGCGCTGTTCGGCGGACTGATCGGCGCGGTGTGGGTGGGCGCGGGGCAGCAGGGCGTGCACTTCGAGAAGGTCGTCGAGAAGATCCTCCTTCCGGCCGTGGCCTCCCCGCTCATCGCGGGTGTCGCCGCGCTCGCGGCCACGTACCTCGCCTACCGCCTCACCCGCCGGGGCCGGGAGACCTCGGTGGACCACGGCTTCCGGCTCGGCCAGATCGCCTCCGCCTCCCTGGTCTCCCTGGCGCACGGCACCAACGACGCGCAGAAGACGATGGGGGTCATCACCCTCACCCTGATCTCGGCCGGCGCGCTCGCGCCCGATTCCGGGCCGCCGCTGTGGGTGATCGGCTCGGCGGGGCTCGCGATCGGGCTCGGTACGTACCTGGGCGGCTGGCGGATCATCAGGACGATGGGCAGGGGCCTCACCGACATCCGGGCCCCCCAGGGCTTCGCCGCTGAGTCCTCGGCGACCACCGTCATCCTCACCTCCGCGCACCTCGGCTTCGCCCTGTCCACCACCCAGGTCTGCGCCGGGGGCATCCTCGGCGCGGGGCTGGGCCGCCGGCTCGCCCAGGTCCGCTGGGGGACGGCCGGGCGCATGGTGATCGCCTGGTGCGTGACCCTGCCCGCCGCCGCGGCCGTCGGGGCGCTCGCCGCGAGTGTGGTGGTGCACGGCGGCACGTTCGGGATCGTGGTCGTCTCCGTCGTCGCCGCGGCCCTCGCCGCGTTCATCTTCGTCATGTCCCGCCGCACCCCCGTGACCTCCCGCAACGTCAACGACGACCACGCCGTGACCGTCCGCCCCGGCCCCGCCAAGGCGAATGTCTGA
- a CDS encoding PstS family phosphate ABC transporter substrate-binding protein, which translates to MEWLSTENVVALGTALLGILASLGVLWFERRVPAHRRIGYRIQLDTPVSSAERTGRAGVRLGFFQDNPHLSDATLVLLRIENDGSQSIGDGDYTGREPHGLTAVFTSRTIHGLAVTTPPGEEHLLDHFTPAAGLRHADDTVYLPRVPLNRGRHFKLLVLLTGGAVGDPIRVAGGLRDGNVALNRSTTPDDTPPLFSRASSMITVLLTVCVVILASIIVVRDDSPPPMGCARGTLTITGSTAFAPVAEELAAKYEKDCAGSQVTVDARSSRDGVRELDERGAAAKGGSPALIALSDGPKTTGFPRLRENRVAVSVFTLVVNDSVPLKNLSTADVRRLYRGDVANWDQLRGTDGVRGPDLPIVLVSRNSGSGTRDIFQRRVLGAFEQADSSTDCRHKDDVTAKVFRCELDSTDRVLTTVAGTPGAIGYTDLRSGSTPKGLHPLGLDGRTASVDAIADSAYPYREIEYAYTYGDPPADSLVSSFLNYLMRGSGQDVVRTHGHLPCASPEGLRICAAMR; encoded by the coding sequence GTGGAGTGGCTCAGTACGGAGAACGTCGTCGCCCTCGGCACGGCGCTGCTCGGCATCCTCGCCTCACTGGGCGTCCTCTGGTTCGAGCGCCGCGTCCCCGCCCACCGGCGCATCGGCTACCGCATCCAGCTCGACACCCCGGTCAGCAGCGCCGAGCGCACCGGCCGGGCCGGCGTACGGCTCGGGTTCTTCCAGGACAACCCGCACCTGTCCGACGCCACCCTCGTCCTGCTGCGCATCGAGAACGACGGCTCGCAGAGCATCGGCGACGGCGACTACACCGGGCGGGAGCCGCACGGCCTGACCGCGGTGTTCACCTCCCGGACGATCCACGGCCTGGCGGTCACCACCCCGCCGGGCGAGGAACACCTGCTGGACCACTTCACCCCGGCCGCCGGGCTGCGGCACGCCGACGACACCGTCTACCTCCCGCGCGTCCCCCTCAACCGGGGCCGGCACTTCAAACTGCTCGTCCTGCTCACCGGCGGGGCGGTCGGCGACCCGATCCGGGTCGCGGGAGGGCTCCGGGACGGGAACGTTGCCCTGAACCGCAGCACCACGCCCGACGACACCCCGCCGCTGTTCAGCCGGGCCTCCAGCATGATCACCGTGCTGCTGACCGTGTGCGTGGTCATCCTCGCGTCGATCATCGTCGTGCGGGACGACTCCCCGCCGCCGATGGGCTGTGCGCGGGGCACCCTGACCATCACCGGATCGACCGCCTTCGCGCCGGTCGCCGAGGAACTGGCGGCCAAGTACGAGAAGGACTGCGCGGGTTCCCAGGTCACCGTCGACGCCCGCAGCAGCCGCGACGGGGTCAGGGAGCTGGACGAGCGCGGCGCCGCCGCGAAGGGCGGTTCGCCCGCCCTGATCGCCCTGTCCGACGGTCCCAAGACGACCGGCTTTCCCCGGCTGCGGGAGAACCGGGTCGCGGTCTCCGTCTTCACCCTCGTGGTGAACGACAGCGTGCCGCTGAAGAACCTCTCGACCGCGGACGTGCGCCGTCTCTACCGCGGGGACGTGGCGAACTGGGACCAGCTCCGCGGCACCGACGGGGTACGGGGCCCCGACCTGCCGATCGTCCTGGTGAGCCGCAACTCCGGGTCCGGCACCCGCGACATCTTCCAGCGCCGGGTGCTCGGCGCCTTCGAACAGGCGGACTCCTCCACCGACTGCCGTCACAAGGACGACGTCACGGCCAAGGTCTTCCGCTGCGAACTCGACAGCACCGACCGGGTCCTGACCACGGTCGCGGGCACGCCGGGCGCGATCGGGTACACCGACCTGCGCTCCGGATCCACCCCCAAGGGCCTCCACCCGCTCGGACTCGACGGGCGGACCGCGTCCGTGGACGCGATCGCGGACAGCGCGTACCCGTACCGCGAGATCGAGTACGCGTACACGTACGGCGACCCGCCGGCCGACTCGCTCGTCTCCAGCTTCCTCAACTACCTGATGCGGGGCAGCGGCCAGGACGTCGTCCGTACGCACGGGCACCTGCCGTGCGCGTCCCCCGAGGGGCTGCGGATCTGCGCGGCGATGAGGTAG